The proteins below come from a single Mycolicibacterium sp. TY81 genomic window:
- the idsA2 gene encoding bifunctional (2E,6E)-farnesyl/geranyl diphosphate synthase, with product MANAITDQLRDYLAERRRDSAYIGDAYADVTGALEEFVLRGGKRVRPAFAYWGWRAVAPDPGLPADPAVLRLFSALELLQACALVHDDVIDCSATRRGLPTVHRLFAERHRQQGWRGSSEQFGLSAAILLGDLALSWADDIVANADLSADARRRVNEVWAHIRTEVLGGQYLDIVAESSGADTVASAMNVNLYKTASYTVTRPLQLGAAAAADRPDVQKIFHAVGTDLGIAFQLRDDVLGVFGDPAVTGKPSGDDLRSGKRTVLLAEAVELAESSDPAAAALLRDLIGTDLTDAQVGELCGVIEAVGALSAVEERITLLTQRGLDALAAAPIDDGAKAGLTELARRASNRSA from the coding sequence CTGGCGAATGCCATCACAGATCAACTGCGCGACTATCTCGCCGAACGCCGGCGGGACAGCGCCTACATCGGTGACGCCTACGCCGATGTGACCGGAGCACTCGAAGAGTTCGTCCTGCGCGGCGGCAAGCGCGTCCGCCCGGCCTTCGCGTACTGGGGCTGGCGTGCCGTCGCCCCCGACCCCGGCCTCCCGGCCGACCCGGCGGTCCTGCGCCTGTTCTCCGCATTGGAACTGCTGCAGGCCTGCGCCCTGGTGCACGACGACGTCATCGACTGTTCGGCGACCCGCCGAGGCCTGCCCACCGTGCACCGGCTGTTCGCCGAGCGGCACCGCCAGCAGGGCTGGCGCGGTTCGTCCGAGCAGTTCGGGCTGTCCGCGGCCATCCTGCTCGGCGACCTGGCCCTGTCCTGGGCGGACGACATCGTCGCGAACGCCGACCTGTCCGCCGACGCCCGCCGGCGCGTCAACGAGGTGTGGGCGCACATCCGCACCGAGGTCCTCGGCGGCCAGTACCTCGACATCGTCGCCGAATCCAGCGGCGCCGACACCGTGGCCTCGGCCATGAACGTGAACCTCTACAAGACCGCGTCGTACACCGTCACCCGGCCGTTGCAGCTGGGCGCCGCAGCGGCCGCCGACCGGCCCGACGTGCAGAAGATCTTCCACGCGGTCGGCACCGACCTCGGCATCGCATTCCAGCTGCGCGACGACGTGCTCGGGGTGTTCGGTGACCCGGCCGTCACCGGCAAGCCGTCGGGCGACGACCTGCGCTCGGGCAAGCGCACCGTGCTGCTGGCCGAGGCCGTGGAACTGGCCGAGAGCTCCGACCCGGCCGCGGCGGCCCTGCTGCGCGACCTGATCGGCACGGATCTGACCGACGCCCAGGTCGGCGAACTCTGCGGCGTGATCGAGGCCGTCGGCGCACTGAGCGCCGTCGAGGAGCGCATCACGCTGCTCACCCAGCGTGGACTGGACGCCCTCGCCGCGGCCCCCATCGACGACGGCGCCAAGGCCGGACTCACCGAACTCGCCCGGCGGGCGTCCAACCGGTCCGCGTAG
- a CDS encoding DUF3153 domain-containing protein, which yields MLLPLAVGCVRVHTSLTISPDDRVSGQIVAAAKAKNADDKGPQLTNNLPFAQKVVVSDYRKDDYVGSEAVFSDLNFSEVPQLANLSRDSAGADISLRRAGDLVILEGRVDLTTLSDPESDVTLSVAFPGDVTSTNGERVASDIVQWKLKPGVVTTMKAQARYTDPSARSFTTAAIWMAILAFAVAGVIGGVAYWSRDRSPKLAAVSDE from the coding sequence ATGCTGCTCCCCCTGGCGGTCGGCTGCGTGCGCGTCCACACCTCGCTCACCATCTCGCCCGACGACCGGGTGTCCGGTCAGATCGTGGCCGCCGCAAAGGCCAAGAACGCGGACGACAAGGGTCCGCAGCTGACAAACAACCTGCCGTTCGCCCAGAAGGTCGTGGTCTCGGACTACCGCAAGGACGACTACGTCGGCTCCGAGGCGGTGTTCTCGGACCTGAACTTCTCCGAGGTGCCGCAGCTGGCCAATCTGAGCCGCGACTCGGCGGGTGCCGACATCTCCCTTCGCCGCGCCGGTGACCTGGTGATCCTCGAAGGCCGCGTCGACCTGACGACGCTGAGCGACCCGGAGTCCGACGTCACGCTGTCGGTGGCGTTTCCGGGCGATGTCACGTCGACCAACGGCGAGCGGGTGGCCAGCGACATCGTGCAGTGGAAGCTCAAGCCCGGCGTCGTGACCACCATGAAGGCCCAGGCCCGCTACACCGACCCGAGCGCGCGCTCGTTCACCACGGCCGCCATCTGGATGGCCATCCTGGCCTTCGCGGTCGCCGGCGTGATCGGCGGCGTCGCCTACTGGAGCCGCGACCGATCCCCCAAGTTGGCCGCGGTGTCCGATGAGTGA
- a CDS encoding N-acetyltransferase — translation MATLLTDLSPADMQYRLDDALSVYVDAMRYPRGTERQRAAMWLEHTRREGWTGVAAFDVPTADEAPEAALRSAPMLGVAYGYRGAPDQWWYQQVATGLRHVGTPSERIDQLMNGYFELTELHIHPRAQGQGLGEALTRRLLAGATESHVLLSTPEIHGEDNRAWKLYRRLDFHDVMRSYFFPGDPRPFAILGRALPL, via the coding sequence GTGGCGACGCTCCTGACCGATCTGTCGCCGGCTGACATGCAGTACCGCCTCGACGACGCACTGTCCGTCTACGTCGACGCGATGCGCTACCCACGGGGCACCGAACGCCAGCGGGCCGCCATGTGGCTGGAGCACACCCGCCGCGAAGGCTGGACGGGCGTCGCGGCGTTCGACGTCCCCACAGCCGACGAGGCGCCGGAGGCGGCACTGCGATCCGCCCCCATGCTCGGGGTCGCCTACGGGTACCGCGGCGCGCCCGATCAGTGGTGGTACCAACAGGTCGCGACAGGCCTGCGCCACGTCGGCACCCCCAGCGAACGCATCGACCAATTGATGAACGGGTATTTCGAGCTCACCGAACTGCACATCCACCCGCGGGCCCAGGGGCAGGGACTCGGCGAGGCGCTCACCCGCCGGCTGCTCGCCGGCGCCACGGAATCCCACGTCCTGCTGTCCACCCCGGAGATCCACGGCGAGGACAACCGGGCCTGGAAGCTGTACCGCCGGCTCGATTTCCACGACGTCATGCGCAGCTACTTCTTCCCGGGCGATCCCCGGCCGTTCGCCATTCTCGGCCGCGCCCTGCCACTGTGA
- a CDS encoding DUF3040 domain-containing protein — MPLSDHEQRMLDQIESALYAEDPKFASSVRGGTLHAPSARRRLQGAGLFVLGLALLVLGVAFRILWINQLPILSVIGFVVMFAGAVFAVTGPRVLSKEKSSPAGGKSKRARAGNSFTNRMEDRFRRRFDD, encoded by the coding sequence ATGCCACTCTCCGATCATGAGCAGCGCATGCTCGACCAGATCGAGAGTGCGCTGTACGCCGAGGACCCGAAGTTCGCTTCGAGCGTCCGGGGCGGCACGCTGCACGCGCCGTCGGCGCGACGGCGACTGCAAGGCGCAGGGCTGTTCGTCCTGGGTCTGGCGTTGCTGGTGCTGGGTGTGGCCTTTCGGATTCTGTGGATCAACCAGCTGCCGATCCTGAGCGTCATCGGTTTCGTGGTGATGTTTGCCGGTGCCGTGTTCGCGGTGACCGGGCCCCGGGTGTTGTCCAAGGAGAAGTCGTCCCCGGCGGGTGGCAAGTCCAAGCGGGCCCGTGCGGGCAACTCGTTCACCAACCGTATGGAAGACCGGTTCCGTCGCAGGTTCGACGACTAG
- the mraZ gene encoding division/cell wall cluster transcriptional repressor MraZ — protein sequence MFLGTYTPKLDDKGRLTLPAKFRDALAGGLMVAKSPDHSLAVYPRAEFEAEIARRVASTPRNDPAARADLRVFAAGADEQHPDAQGRITLSADHRRYASLTKECVVIGAVDYLEIWDAAAWQTYQETHEENFSAASDEALGSTL from the coding sequence ATGTTCCTGGGTACCTACACGCCGAAGCTCGACGACAAGGGGCGACTGACGTTGCCCGCCAAGTTCCGCGATGCACTGGCAGGAGGGTTGATGGTCGCCAAAAGTCCAGATCACAGCCTCGCCGTGTACCCCAGGGCCGAGTTCGAAGCCGAGATCGCCCGCCGCGTGGCGAGCACTCCCCGGAACGACCCCGCCGCTCGTGCCGACCTGCGCGTTTTCGCCGCAGGCGCCGACGAGCAGCACCCCGACGCTCAGGGCCGCATCACCCTGTCGGCCGACCACCGTCGCTACGCGAGCCTGACCAAGGAATGCGTCGTGATCGGTGCGGTCGACTACCTGGAAATCTGGGACGCCGCGGCCTGGCAGACCTACCAAGAAACTCACGAAGAGAACTTCTCCGCGGCAAGCGATGAAGCGCTCGGCAGCACCCTTTGA
- the rsmH gene encoding 16S rRNA (cytosine(1402)-N(4))-methyltransferase RsmH, with protein sequence MQARAAWPLPEPALAYFPNVRFANSDRDLAAGAAQIHQLKPFGGVALTDRRPHIPVLLDRCVELLAPALTRVSADGAGAVMIDATLGAGGHSEAFLTRFPAVTLIGLDRDQTALRLAGERLAPFGDRVHLVHTPYDGIDEALTQSGYRPGELDAILFDLGVSSMQLDQAERGFAYAQDAPLDMRMDQTSGLTAADILNTYDAKALTRVLREYGEEKFASRIAGAIVRERARRPFTTTTELVELLYAVIPAPARRTGGHPAKRTFQALRTEVNGELDCLRAAIPAALDALRPGGRIAVEAYQSLEDRIVKGYFTDAIASRTPEGLPMELPGYEPLFTALTRGAERADEHELELNPRSASVRLRALEKVVTRGGL encoded by the coding sequence CTGCAGGCCCGTGCAGCGTGGCCTCTGCCCGAACCGGCCCTGGCGTACTTCCCCAACGTCAGGTTCGCGAACTCGGACAGAGACCTCGCTGCAGGGGCCGCACAAATCCACCAGCTGAAGCCTTTTGGGGGTGTTGCGTTGACCGATCGTCGGCCGCACATTCCGGTGCTGCTGGACCGCTGCGTCGAGCTGCTGGCCCCGGCCCTCACCCGGGTCAGCGCCGATGGTGCCGGCGCCGTCATGATCGACGCGACGCTCGGCGCCGGTGGCCACTCCGAAGCCTTCCTCACGCGGTTCCCCGCTGTGACGCTCATCGGCCTGGACCGCGACCAGACCGCGCTGCGGCTCGCGGGGGAGCGCCTGGCGCCGTTCGGTGACCGCGTGCACCTGGTCCACACTCCGTACGACGGCATCGACGAGGCGCTGACCCAATCCGGTTACCGGCCAGGCGAATTGGACGCCATCCTGTTCGACCTCGGGGTGTCCTCGATGCAGCTCGACCAGGCCGAGCGTGGTTTCGCGTACGCGCAGGACGCGCCGCTGGACATGCGCATGGACCAGACCTCGGGCCTGACGGCGGCCGACATCCTGAACACCTACGACGCCAAGGCACTGACCCGCGTGCTGCGCGAGTACGGCGAGGAGAAGTTCGCCTCGCGCATCGCCGGCGCGATCGTCCGGGAGCGCGCCCGCCGCCCGTTCACCACGACGACCGAGCTGGTCGAGCTGCTCTACGCGGTGATCCCGGCCCCGGCCCGTCGCACGGGCGGGCATCCGGCCAAGCGGACGTTCCAGGCGCTGCGCACCGAGGTCAACGGTGAGCTGGACTGCCTGCGGGCGGCGATTCCCGCCGCGCTGGACGCGCTGCGTCCCGGCGGCCGGATCGCGGTCGAGGCGTATCAGTCGCTGGAAGACCGAATCGTCAAGGGGTACTTCACCGATGCCATCGCATCGCGTACCCCGGAGGGCCTGCCCATGGAGCTGCCCGGCTACGAGCCGCTCTTCACCGCGTTGACCCGGGGCGCCGAGCGGGCCGACGAACACGAACTCGAATTGAACCCGCGCAGCGCGTCCGTCCGCCTGCGCGCACTGGAAAAAGTTGTCACAAGGGGAGGTCTGTGA
- a CDS encoding penicillin-binding protein 2: protein MSGTRPRKTAAARTGAPRKRPAAKPRPAQPHSAHDRRTREAVVPEGRTGSFGFRHKAGNIVIAVVLLAAAVQLFFLQGPRAAGLRAEAASQLKVTDVQKAVRGSIIDRNNAKLAFTIEARALTFQPNRIRQQLTEAKAKTPAAPDPDKRLNEIAVGVAGLLNNKPDAATLAKKITGRDSFVYLARAVDPAISDAITKKYPEVGAERQDIRQYPGGSLAANVVGDIGWDGHGLLGLEDSFDAKLSGTDGSVTYDRGSDGVVIPGSYRDRHDAINGATIQLTLDNDIQYYVQQQVQQAKDMSGAHDVSAVVLDSKTGEILAMTNDNTFDPAQELSRQDDKQMGNLPATSPFEPGSVNKIVTAASVIEFGLSNPDEVLQVPGSYNMGGVTIRDAWGHGTDPYTTTGIFGKSSNIGTLMLAQRVGPERFADMLTKFGLGQRTGSGLPGESAGLVPPIDQWSGSSFANLPIGQGLSMTLLQMTGMYQAIANDGLRIPPRIVKSIVSADGTHQDQAAPEGVQVVSPQTAATLRNMFRATLQRDPRGTQQGTGWPGAVEGYQMAGKTGTAQQINPACGCYYDDDHYWITFAGMAPSDDPRYVVGIMANNPQRNADGTPGHSMAQLFHNIAAWLMQRENVPLSPDPGPPLVLQAT from the coding sequence ATGAGCGGCACGCGACCGCGCAAGACCGCTGCCGCGCGGACGGGCGCGCCCCGCAAGCGGCCGGCCGCCAAACCGCGTCCCGCGCAACCGCATTCGGCGCACGACCGGCGGACCCGTGAGGCCGTCGTGCCCGAGGGGCGGACCGGCTCGTTCGGGTTCCGGCACAAGGCCGGCAACATCGTTATCGCGGTGGTGCTGCTGGCCGCGGCCGTCCAGTTGTTCTTCCTGCAGGGCCCGCGGGCGGCCGGTCTGCGCGCCGAGGCCGCCAGCCAGCTCAAGGTCACCGACGTGCAGAAGGCGGTGCGCGGCAGCATCATCGACCGCAACAACGCCAAGCTGGCGTTCACCATCGAGGCCCGCGCGCTGACCTTCCAGCCGAACCGGATCCGTCAGCAGCTGACCGAGGCCAAGGCCAAGACCCCGGCGGCGCCGGACCCCGACAAGCGGCTCAACGAGATCGCCGTCGGCGTGGCCGGCCTGCTGAACAACAAGCCCGATGCCGCGACCCTGGCCAAGAAGATCACCGGCCGCGACTCGTTCGTCTACCTGGCGCGGGCCGTCGACCCGGCGATCTCCGACGCCATCACCAAGAAGTACCCAGAGGTCGGCGCGGAGCGGCAGGACATCCGGCAGTACCCCGGTGGCTCGCTGGCCGCGAACGTCGTCGGCGACATCGGCTGGGACGGCCACGGCCTGCTCGGCCTCGAAGATTCCTTCGACGCAAAGCTTTCCGGCACCGACGGCTCGGTCACCTACGACCGCGGCTCGGACGGCGTGGTGATCCCCGGCAGCTACCGGGACCGGCACGACGCGATCAACGGCGCCACCATCCAGCTCACGCTCGACAACGACATCCAGTACTACGTCCAGCAGCAGGTGCAGCAGGCCAAGGACATGTCCGGCGCGCACGACGTGTCCGCGGTGGTTTTGGATTCGAAGACCGGCGAGATCCTCGCCATGACCAACGACAACACCTTCGATCCGGCCCAGGAGCTGAGCCGGCAGGACGACAAGCAGATGGGAAACCTGCCTGCGACGTCGCCGTTCGAGCCGGGCTCGGTGAACAAGATCGTCACCGCGGCGTCGGTCATCGAGTTCGGGCTGTCGAATCCCGATGAGGTGCTTCAGGTTCCGGGCAGCTACAACATGGGTGGTGTCACCATCCGCGACGCCTGGGGCCACGGCACCGACCCGTACACCACCACCGGCATCTTCGGGAAGTCCTCGAACATCGGCACCCTGATGCTGGCCCAGCGGGTCGGCCCGGAGCGCTTCGCCGACATGCTGACGAAGTTCGGCCTCGGCCAGCGCACGGGTTCGGGCCTGCCCGGGGAGAGCGCGGGTCTGGTCCCGCCGATCGACCAGTGGTCGGGCAGCTCGTTCGCGAACCTGCCCATCGGACAGGGCCTTTCGATGACCCTGCTGCAGATGACCGGCATGTACCAGGCCATCGCCAACGACGGCCTGCGCATCCCGCCGCGCATCGTCAAGTCGATCGTCTCGGCCGACGGCACGCACCAGGACCAGGCGGCTCCCGAGGGCGTGCAGGTCGTGTCGCCGCAGACCGCGGCGACACTGCGCAACATGTTCCGCGCGACCCTCCAGCGTGACCCGCGCGGCACCCAGCAGGGCACCGGCTGGCCGGGCGCTGTCGAGGGTTACCAGATGGCCGGCAAGACCGGTACCGCCCAGCAGATCAACCCGGCGTGCGGCTGCTACTACGACGACGACCACTACTGGATCACCTTCGCCGGCATGGCGCCGTCGGACGACCCGCGTTACGTCGTCGGGATCATGGCCAACAACCCGCAGCGCAATGCCGACGGCACGCCGGGCCACTCGATGGCGCAGCTGTTCCACAACATCGCGGCCTGGCTGATGCAGCGCGAGAACGTGCCGCTGTCGCCGGACCCCGGTCCGCCGCTGGTCCTGCAGGCGACCTGA
- a CDS encoding UDP-N-acetylmuramoyl-L-alanyl-D-glutamate--2,6-diaminopimelate ligase yields the protein MSSPTLRPADPVGAALGSLADHVGAALPSEAQAGELRVTGVTLSSRDVVAGDLFAALPGSAAHGARFAADAVAAGAAAVLTDPEGRELLDVDVPVLVHPDPRAVLGEVAAEIYGRPSERLRVIGITGTSGKTTTTYLVEAGLRAAGRVAGLIGTVGIRIDGRDLPSSLTTPEAPALQALLATMVERGVDTVVMEVSSHALSLGRVDALRFAAGGFTNLSRDHLDFHPTMDAYLDAKARLFQPDSPNHAEVSVVCVDDDWGRKMAARAADPVTVSTTGDADWTVTDIEADRGGQQFTAVGPDGARHALRIGLPGGYNVANALLAVALLDAVGVTPEQAAPGLATATVPGRLQPIDRGQDFLALVDYAHKPGALEAVLQTLRPQTQGRLAVVFGAGGNRDAGKREPMGRIAAELADLVVITDDNPRDEDPDLIRATIAAGAADGSAEVVVIGDRRAAIDHAVAWARAGDTVLVAGKGHESGQTRAGQTRPFDDRDELAASLDAAAGKAGESPA from the coding sequence ATGTCTTCGCCTACCTTGCGCCCCGCTGACCCTGTCGGGGCCGCGCTGGGCTCGTTGGCCGACCACGTCGGCGCCGCGCTGCCGTCCGAGGCCCAGGCCGGTGAGCTGCGCGTCACCGGTGTCACGCTGAGCAGTCGCGACGTCGTCGCCGGTGACCTGTTCGCGGCGCTGCCGGGATCGGCCGCCCACGGCGCGCGGTTCGCCGCCGACGCCGTCGCGGCCGGCGCCGCCGCGGTGCTGACCGACCCGGAGGGGCGGGAGCTCCTGGACGTGGATGTGCCCGTCCTCGTGCACCCCGACCCGCGGGCGGTCCTAGGGGAAGTTGCCGCCGAAATTTACGGCCGGCCCTCGGAGCGGCTGCGCGTCATCGGCATCACCGGAACGTCCGGCAAGACCACGACCACCTATCTGGTGGAGGCGGGGCTGCGCGCCGCGGGACGGGTGGCCGGGCTCATCGGCACCGTCGGCATCCGGATCGACGGGCGCGACCTGCCGAGCTCCCTGACCACCCCCGAAGCGCCGGCGCTGCAGGCGCTGCTGGCCACCATGGTCGAACGCGGTGTCGACACCGTCGTGATGGAGGTGTCGAGCCACGCGCTGTCGCTGGGCCGGGTGGACGCGCTGCGCTTCGCCGCCGGCGGTTTCACAAACCTGTCGCGCGACCACCTCGATTTCCACCCCACCATGGACGCCTACCTGGACGCCAAAGCCCGGCTGTTCCAACCTGATTCGCCCAACCATGCCGAAGTGTCGGTCGTCTGCGTGGACGACGACTGGGGCCGCAAGATGGCGGCGCGGGCCGCCGATCCGGTGACCGTCAGCACCACCGGCGACGCCGACTGGACCGTCACCGACATCGAGGCGGACCGCGGCGGCCAGCAGTTCACCGCCGTCGGGCCCGACGGCGCCCGGCACGCGCTGCGGATCGGCCTGCCCGGCGGCTACAACGTCGCCAACGCGCTGCTCGCGGTGGCACTGCTCGACGCCGTCGGTGTCACGCCTGAGCAGGCGGCACCCGGACTGGCGACCGCCACCGTGCCCGGCCGCCTGCAGCCCATCGACCGCGGCCAGGACTTCCTGGCCCTCGTCGACTACGCGCACAAGCCCGGCGCCCTGGAGGCGGTGCTGCAGACGCTGCGCCCGCAGACCCAGGGCCGCCTGGCGGTGGTGTTCGGCGCCGGCGGCAACCGGGATGCCGGAAAGCGCGAACCGATGGGACGCATCGCCGCGGAACTCGCCGACCTGGTCGTGATCACCGACGACAACCCGCGTGACGAGGATCCCGACCTCATCCGGGCCACCATCGCCGCGGGCGCCGCCGACGGTTCGGCCGAGGTGGTGGTGATCGGTGACCGCCGGGCCGCCATCGACCACGCCGTCGCCTGGGCGCGCGCGGGCGACACCGTCCTGGTGGCGGGCAAGGGCCACGAGTCGGGCCAGACCCGCGCCGGCCAGACCCGGCCCTTCGATGATCGTGATGAGTTGGCCGCCTCGCTCGATGCGGCGGCCGGGAAAGCTGGGGAGTCACCCGCATGA